One window of Watersipora subatra chromosome 3, tzWatSuba1.1, whole genome shotgun sequence genomic DNA carries:
- the LOC137391587 gene encoding uncharacterized protein isoform X2, producing the protein MVYLPSPSALVTILCGYCLFAIIAIAVSDFLSQLIKDVVIAVLISVPAICVLLFYDIYGARSLVNLPVRDAVVSFPATRVTRKQVRRIVSHKRRVLLFGPIAKGRSLEFRQLSDVLAANQYKTGFTSEDQQLLKDIMAITDHQSTDRRKEVLSTEMLLKSKPILPLYLDKENLKCSEAMAEQREQGHTQV; encoded by the exons ATGGTTTACCTGCCATCTCCTTCAGCTCTGGTTACTATTCTCTGTGGATATTGTCTGTTTGCTATCATTGCGATAGCAGTTAGTGATTTTTTATCACAACTGATCAAAGATGTTGTCATAGCCGTGCTCATCTCTGTTCCAGCAATCTGTGTATTACT GTTTTATGACATTTATGGTGCAAGGAGTCTAGTCAACCTTCCTGTAAGAGATGCAGTAGTTTCATTCCCGGCCACAAGAGTCACTCGAAAGCAAGTGAGAAGAATTGTTTCCCATAAAAGAAGAGTTCTGTTGTTTGGACCAATTGCTAAAGGCAGATCATTGGAGTTCAGACAGCTGAGTGATGTCTTGG CTGCCAATCAGTACAAAACTGGTTTTACAAGCGAGGACCAACAACTCCTAAAGGACATCATGGCCATTACCGATCATCAGAGCACTGATAGGCGTAAGGAAGTTTTGTCTACAGAAATGTTACTAAAAAGCAAGCCGATTTTACCATTGTATCTAGATAAAGAAAATCTGAAGTGCTCTGAAGCAATGGctgaacaaagagaacaaggacaTACACAG GTTTGA
- the LOC137391587 gene encoding uncharacterized protein isoform X1: MVYLPSPSALVTILCGYCLFAIIAIAVSDFLSQLIKDVVIAVLISVPAICVLLFYDIYGARSLVNLPVRDAVVSFPATRVTRKQVRRIVSHKRRVLLFGPIAKGRSLEFRQLSDVLAANQYKTGFTSEDQQLLKDIMAITDHQSTDRRKEVLSTEMLLKSKPILPLYLDKENLKCSEAMAEQREQGHTQVTASRSTKLEEIEIRTDVNTSAVANNPVKPKKKSGIRKVLFGCFK; the protein is encoded by the exons ATGGTTTACCTGCCATCTCCTTCAGCTCTGGTTACTATTCTCTGTGGATATTGTCTGTTTGCTATCATTGCGATAGCAGTTAGTGATTTTTTATCACAACTGATCAAAGATGTTGTCATAGCCGTGCTCATCTCTGTTCCAGCAATCTGTGTATTACT GTTTTATGACATTTATGGTGCAAGGAGTCTAGTCAACCTTCCTGTAAGAGATGCAGTAGTTTCATTCCCGGCCACAAGAGTCACTCGAAAGCAAGTGAGAAGAATTGTTTCCCATAAAAGAAGAGTTCTGTTGTTTGGACCAATTGCTAAAGGCAGATCATTGGAGTTCAGACAGCTGAGTGATGTCTTGG CTGCCAATCAGTACAAAACTGGTTTTACAAGCGAGGACCAACAACTCCTAAAGGACATCATGGCCATTACCGATCATCAGAGCACTGATAGGCGTAAGGAAGTTTTGTCTACAGAAATGTTACTAAAAAGCAAGCCGATTTTACCATTGTATCTAGATAAAGAAAATCTGAAGTGCTCTGAAGCAATGGctgaacaaagagaacaaggacaTACACAGGTCACTGCTTCTCGAAGTACTAAACTTGAAGAAATTGAGATTAGAACTGATGTAAACACTTCGGCCGTTGCTAACAATCCTGTCAAGCCAAAAAAGAAATCTGGCATTCGAAAAGTGTTGTTTGGTTGTTTTAAATGa
- the LOC137390420 gene encoding tetratricopeptide repeat protein 28-like — protein MGSTDPLREAEQQLEQVLQRHDTQNHPEVFECLRKTGRFYNSCGNYCSALKLFEESIKMGCSLPQIEKLTLGEAYADAARCLIRHEKYSQATDRINSAKTMYETVQDQRSKELHMADTENLLGILARSQCQFEAGINHHMAAMNILLGLYADKRHEKVGQAYKELGKACHEQSNFKSAVQAYQQAYNILGKLEGQEKNIIKLLRRWASTLACQGEFDEANIKLDKANRLIDNRYNQADKAILKALVRGSQADVSLQLTSYKDARDKLNLALAAMKIFFSSEHPESQFFADLCIRQGDSFAKRLMIDEAVKHYEEAMSTVERMYSCKHSDYGRIVNKCALAYRYMGNYNKCLASHLTALGVFHEECQQKKSKVEVAETYSQLGELYCEIQNYDLAKKYNFQSLEMNKKIYGGNAHNLPIYCNYVNLASTLLGEKDTSQASQYLNDAMEILEKILDEDTTVPLLIRWSNLKGLVYVQEGNMKDAKSFFTEGLHLCELLYGDNQNHVDSGKCFGYLGAVALAEGNVDEAQIQYSLAYIHCKTFEESQEYRGLDSICFLIKFAEVSLALQNYDQVKAHFDKVEEDLNNLLGDQTCHDAVAMKLQLSADWHRKIGDNSKALELYEESLSVKESLYSESLNRLDLAELNKSLGKLYGYFGLRMDSLTYYQRSLAIFGKIYKGSCHMELAQALEAVGLAYDTLEQHKDALPYYKAALEIKEKITSDYRKIKPEIIKSYLLQGKHFATQNKFNDSFNCYELAEELSEGLDSSESVREDCLNEIGKTFGLLGQYHEAELILIRSIKESLTKYREMLEEKTRGLSLRSLVDRKTYLERLKHVENCHYHSLGQSCLYMADLYYTRALGIESISASERKQRNTLSQALFWYQHTLETLSKVLSNKDVLFACIYSKIGSIFRLQATFNISHAFENCDKALKCRKTAYENVNNSHPDLVMSILEMGKTLILVPNLEDATAHIKKARELIDASYGATSCVAIKYDALEALGDLELAKDNYSSALARYKEAYVFQTDKCKDKDILQVGLFRSIQNLIKAYKKLCHLAEVEKYEKILVGLASKHS, from the coding sequence ATGGGCTCTACTGACCCGCTAAGAGAAGCTGAGCAGCAGTTAGAACAAGTACTTCAACGTCATGACACTCAGAATCATCCGGAAGTGTTCGAATGTCTCCGAAAAACTGGTAGGTTTTACAACTCCTGCGGAAACTACTGCTCAGCTCTGAAACTATTTGAAGAAAGTATTAAGATGGGCTGCTCACTTCCACAAATAGAAAAGCTAACACTTGGAGAAGCGTATGCTGATGCCGCCCGCTGTCTGATCAGACACGAAAAATACAGTCAAGCTACCGATCGAATAAATTCTGCTAAAACGATGTATGAAACGGTACAAGACCAACGATCAAAAGAACTACATATGGCTGACACAGAAAATCTTTTAGGAATTTTGGCACGAAGCCAATGCCAGTTTGAAGCAGGTATAAATCACCATATGGCAGCGATGAATATATTGCTAGGTTTGTACGCGGACAAGAGGCATGAAAAGGTCGGGCAGGCGTATAAAGAGTTAGGAAAAGCTTGTCACGAACAATCGAACTTTAAATCGGCAGTCCAGGCATACCAGCAAGCGTATAATATATTAGGGAAATTAGAGGGGCAGGAGAAGAACATAATCAAGTTGTTGCGCCGATGGGCATCGACGCTTGCCTGTCAAGGTGAATTTGACGAAGCCAATATAAAGCTTGATAAAGCTAATAGACTCATTGATAATCGGTACAACCAAGCTGATAAGGCCATACTAAAAGCATTGGTAAGAGGCTCCCAAGCTGATGTATCCTTACAATTAACTTCATATAAAGATGCTCGTGATAAATTGAACTTAGCACTAGCagctatgaaaatatttttctctaGTGAACATCCTGAAAGTCAATTTTTTGCGGATTTGTGTATCAGGCAAGGAGATAGCTTTGCCAAGAGACTTATGATAGATGAAGCGGTGAAACATTATGAAGAAGCAATGTCGACAGTTGAACGAATGTATTCTTGCAAACACTCGGATTATGGTCGAATAGTTAACAAATGTGCTCTCGCTTATCGTTACATGGGTAATTACAACAAATGTCTAGCATCCCACCTTACCGCTTTAGGAGTCTTTCATGAAGAGTGCCAGCAGAAAAAAAGCAAAGTAGAAGTCGCTGAAACGTATTCACAACTAGGAGAGCTTTATTGCGAAATACAGAATTACGATTTAGCTAAAAAATATAACTTCCAATCATTAGAGatgaacaaaaaaatttatgGTGGCAATGCGCATAATTTACCGATATATTGTAACTATGTGAACCTAGCTTCTACCTTACTTGGTGAAAAAGATACCTCGCAGGCATCGCAATACTTAAATGATGCCATGGAAATACTCGAAAAAATATTGGATGAAGATACAACTGTACCTCTACTGATACGTTGGAGCAATCTCAAAGGTCTTGTTTATGTACAAGAAGGAAACATGAAAGATGCAAAATCTTTTTTCACTGAAGGTTTACATCTCTGTGAATTGCTTTATGGTGACAATCAGAACCATGTGGATTCTGGCAAATGTTTTGGCTATTTGGGAGCAGTTGCATTGGCGGAAGGAAATGTGGACGAAGCTCAAATACAGTACAGCTTGGCCTATATTCACTGTAAGACATTTGAAGAATCACAGGAGTACCGAGGTCTCGATAGTATTtgctttttaattaaatttgcCGAAGTTTCATTGGCCTTACAAAATTATGATCAAGTCAAAGCACATTTTGATAAAGTTGAGGAAGATTTGAATAACTTACTTGGAGATCAAACATGCCACGATGCGGTTGCTATGAAATTGCAGTTATCGGCGGATTGGCACCGTAAAataggagacaactccaaggcTCTTGAGCTTTATGAAGAATCATTGTCTGTGAAAGAATCATTATACAGCGAAAGTTTAAACCGACTTGATTTAGCTGAACTTAATAAGTCTCTTGGGAAACTCTATGGTTATTTTGGGTTACGAATGGATTCTTTGACTTACTATCAGCGATCTTTAGCTATTTTTGGTAAAATCTATAAAGGCTCGTGTCACATGGAATTAGCTCAAGCTCTAGAAGCAGTAGGATTAGCTTACGACACACTCGAACAGCATAAAGATGCTTTACCATACTATAAAGCAGCATTAGAGATCAAAGAGAAAATCACATCCGACTATCGTAAAATCAAGCCAGAAATTATCAAAAGCTACCTCTTGCAAGGAAAACATTTTGCGACTCAAAACAAGTTTAATGATTCTTTCAACTGTTATGAATTGGCAGAAGAACTTTCTGAAGGTTTAGACAGCTCAGAGAGTGTCAGGGAAGactgtttgaatgaaattggaaaaacttTTGGCCTTCTAGGGCAGTACCATGAAGCTGAGCTGATTCTCATTCGTTCTATCAAAGAAAGTCTAACTAAGTATCGGGAGATGTTGGAAGAAAAAACTCGAGGTTTATCTTTGCGCAGTCTAGTCGACAGAAAAACTTACCTGGAGCGGCTGAAACACGTCGAAAATTGCCATTATCATAGTTTGGGCCAATCGTGCTTATATATGGCTGATTTATACTACACACGAGCTCTGGGTATTGAAAGCATCTCTGCATCCGAGCGCAAACAGCGGAATACCTTAAGTCAAGCACTTTTTTGGTACCAGCATACGCTAGAAACCCTGTCAAAGGTTCTTAGCAACAAAGACGTACTCTTCGCTTGTATATACAGCAAGATTGGTTCCATATTTCGTCTGCAAGCCACATTCAATATCAGTCACGCCTTTGAAAACTGTGATAAAGCCCTCAAGTGCAGAAAGACGGCTTATGAAAATGTCAACAACAGCCATCCTGACCTAGTGATGAGTATTCTAGAAATGGGAAAGACACTAATTCTTGTTCCAAACCTCGAGGATGCTACTGCACATATAAAAAAGGCAAGAGAGCTTATTGATGCGAGTTATGGTGCCACTTCTTGCGTTGCTATTAAATATGATGCGCTAGAGGCTCTTGGTGATCTGGAGCTTGCCAAAGACAATTATTCATCAGCTCTTGCACGGTATAAAGAAGCTTATGTTTTTCAGACGGATAAATGCAAAGACAAAGATATCCTGCAAGTAGGTTTGTTCCGCAGCATACagaatttaataaaagcttacAAGAAGCTTTGCCACTTGGCAGAAGTGGAGAAGTACGAGAAGATACTCGTAGGTCTAGCAAGCAAACATTCATGA